A single window of Mycolicibacterium madagascariense DNA harbors:
- the dprA gene encoding DNA-processing protein DprA, with protein sequence MTDDAMAWAYLSRVVEPPSPLLAAFVATLGPVEAAARIRRGAVGPEVARITEARRDIDCAAEDVEILTRMGGRLVTPDDPEWPLLAFGSFHGERVRGRPEGHAPMVLWVVGADSLVDVAERGCSIVGTRAATAYGEHLAADLSAGLAERDVAVVSGGAYGIDGVAHRAAMAAEGLTVAVLAGGVDVPYPAGHATMLRRIAERGLLVSEYPPGMRPARHRFLTRNRLVAALSGATVVVEAGLRSGAANTAAWAEALGRPVCACPGPVTSGASAGCHALIRNGHTLVTRAEEVVELVGAAGELAPEPARPTSPLDGLSDAELRAYDALPARGARTVDEIAAASGLPATGLLGPLTTLELAGLVVKRDGRWGLASRKRAKT encoded by the coding sequence ATGACCGACGACGCCATGGCGTGGGCGTACCTGTCACGCGTCGTCGAGCCACCCTCGCCCCTGTTGGCGGCCTTCGTCGCGACGCTGGGTCCCGTCGAGGCCGCGGCGCGGATCAGGCGGGGCGCCGTGGGACCCGAGGTGGCGCGGATCACCGAGGCTCGGCGCGACATCGACTGTGCAGCAGAGGATGTGGAGATCCTGACCCGGATGGGTGGGCGGCTGGTCACGCCCGACGATCCCGAGTGGCCGCTGCTGGCGTTCGGGTCGTTCCACGGGGAGCGGGTGCGCGGCCGGCCGGAGGGGCACGCGCCCATGGTGCTCTGGGTCGTCGGCGCGGATTCCCTCGTCGACGTCGCCGAACGCGGGTGCTCGATCGTCGGGACGCGCGCGGCGACGGCGTACGGCGAACACCTCGCGGCCGACCTGTCGGCGGGGTTGGCCGAGCGAGACGTCGCCGTCGTCTCGGGCGGGGCCTACGGCATCGACGGCGTGGCACACCGCGCGGCCATGGCCGCCGAGGGTCTCACCGTCGCGGTCCTCGCCGGCGGCGTCGACGTCCCGTATCCCGCCGGGCACGCGACGATGCTGCGCCGCATCGCCGAGCGCGGGCTGCTCGTCAGCGAGTACCCACCGGGGATGCGCCCCGCTCGCCATCGGTTCCTGACCCGCAACCGGCTCGTCGCCGCGCTGTCGGGGGCCACCGTGGTGGTCGAGGCGGGGTTGCGCAGCGGCGCGGCCAACACCGCGGCGTGGGCGGAGGCGCTGGGCCGACCGGTGTGCGCGTGTCCGGGGCCGGTCACCTCCGGCGCCTCCGCGGGCTGTCATGCACTGATCCGCAACGGCCACACCCTCGTCACCCGCGCCGAGGAGGTGGTCGAATTGGTGGGCGCGGCCGGTGAACTCGCGCCGGAACCGGCCAGACCCACCTCGCCACTGGACGGGCTGTCCGACGCCGAGCTGCGGGCCTATGACGCCCTGCCCGCCCGCGGCGCACGCACCGTGGACGAGATCGCGGCCGCGTCGGGGCTGCCCGCCACCGGCCTGCTCGGCCCGCTGACGACGCTGGAGCTCGCCGGACTGGTGGTCAAGCGCGACGGGCGCTGGGGTCTCGCGAGCCGGAAGCGGGCGAAAACGTAG
- a CDS encoding toll/interleukin-1 receptor domain-containing protein produces the protein MTYTPQQVQALAPIRQQVEARALAHPDLRDGFLCHAWDDRRGVAKELHDLLEAAGVSVWFSEKDILPGVPFLRAIDKGLANSRIGFVMVTPALMTSIQAEGVADKELAALLRGDLLVPVVHGITYGELLAVSPLLASRHGFDTEVDSLDVIAIKIAELVDLTRPIDA, from the coding sequence GTGACCTACACCCCGCAACAGGTGCAGGCGTTGGCCCCCATTCGTCAGCAAGTCGAAGCGCGGGCACTGGCGCACCCCGACCTCCGCGACGGGTTCCTGTGCCACGCCTGGGATGACCGGCGGGGCGTGGCGAAGGAGCTGCACGACCTGCTGGAGGCCGCGGGCGTGTCGGTCTGGTTCAGCGAGAAGGACATCCTCCCCGGCGTCCCGTTCCTCCGTGCGATCGACAAGGGTTTGGCGAACTCTCGCATCGGGTTCGTGATGGTCACTCCCGCGTTGATGACGAGCATTCAGGCTGAGGGGGTTGCCGACAAGGAGCTTGCGGCTCTCTTGAGAGGCGATCTACTGGTTCCCGTCGTACACGGAATCACCTACGGCGAGCTGCTTGCGGTGAGCCCCTTGCTCGCCTCGCGGCACGGTTTCGACACCGAGGTGGACTCGCTGGATGTGATCGCCATCAAGATCGCGGAGCTCGTCGACCTGACGAGGCCGATAGATGCCTAG
- a CDS encoding HAD-IIA family hydrolase, translated as MRSSPECWLTDMDGVLVHEERALPGAAEFLARLADKQRPFLVLTNNSIFTPRDLAARLHRSGLEVPEAAIWTSALATAAFLHDQLPGGSAYVIGEAGLTTALHEVGYTLTDTGPDFVVLGETRTYSFEAITKAIRLIGGGARFIATNPDVTGPSAEGPTPATGSVAALITKATGREPYFVGKPNPMMFRSALNRIEAHSESTYMVGDRMDTDVVAGIEAGLETILVLTGSTTVADIEKYPFRPSRVLDSIADAVDLV; from the coding sequence GTGCGATCTTCCCCCGAGTGCTGGCTCACCGACATGGACGGCGTACTCGTGCACGAGGAGCGCGCGCTGCCCGGTGCCGCGGAGTTCCTGGCGCGCCTCGCCGACAAGCAGCGCCCGTTTCTGGTGCTCACCAACAACTCGATCTTCACCCCGCGCGACCTCGCGGCGCGGCTGCACCGGTCCGGGCTCGAGGTGCCCGAGGCCGCGATCTGGACGTCGGCGCTGGCCACCGCGGCCTTCCTGCACGACCAGCTGCCCGGCGGGTCGGCGTACGTCATCGGGGAGGCGGGCCTGACGACGGCCCTGCACGAGGTCGGTTACACGCTCACCGACACCGGGCCCGACTTCGTGGTGCTCGGCGAGACGCGCACGTATTCGTTCGAGGCGATCACCAAGGCGATCCGCCTCATCGGCGGCGGCGCCAGATTCATCGCGACCAACCCCGACGTCACCGGGCCGTCCGCGGAGGGGCCGACACCGGCCACCGGGTCGGTCGCCGCGCTCATCACCAAGGCGACGGGGCGGGAGCCCTACTTCGTCGGCAAGCCGAATCCCATGATGTTCCGCAGCGCCCTCAACCGGATCGAAGCGCACTCCGAGAGCACGTACATGGTGGGGGACCGGATGGACACCGACGTCGTCGCGGGCATCGAGGCCGGACTGGAGACCATCCTGGTGTTGACGGGATCCACGACGGTGGCCGACATCGAGAAGTACCCGTTCCGGCCCAGCCGGGTGCTCGACTCGATCGCCGACGCCGTCGACCTCGTCTGA
- a CDS encoding heme-binding protein: MPMKLFATTVRRSVIGTVGACVVGACLAVPAAHAAPCKASGFAETASGVLNSAGGYLDVHPGADDVLTAAANQPPDVARTSVRGYFLAHPGEYLDLQKIVQPLKDVKDQCGIDLTPAQLATLFEALSS; the protein is encoded by the coding sequence ATGCCCATGAAGCTGTTCGCCACCACCGTCCGCCGCAGCGTCATCGGTACCGTCGGAGCCTGCGTCGTCGGCGCCTGCCTGGCCGTACCCGCGGCCCATGCCGCACCGTGCAAGGCGAGCGGGTTCGCCGAGACGGCCAGCGGCGTCCTGAACTCGGCGGGCGGCTACCTCGATGTCCACCCGGGCGCCGACGACGTGCTGACCGCGGCGGCGAACCAGCCGCCCGACGTCGCGCGGACCTCGGTGCGGGGCTACTTCCTCGCCCACCCCGGGGAGTACCTCGACCTGCAGAAGATCGTCCAGCCGCTGAAGGACGTCAAGGATCAGTGCGGCATCGACCTGACCCCGGCCCAGTTGGCGACGCTGTTCGAGGCGCTGTCGTCCTAG
- a CDS encoding acyl-CoA thioesterase — MSALARLLDVRPGPTDGSWIGPASGPDGKRAFGGQFMAQSLAAATRTVEAGKLPTSMHLQFLRGGEAGAEVDYAVERVYDGRTASARRVEASQDGRLLTTASVSFSVPLAGPEHGVVEVLPQDPDALARTGPVGPAPSMPLDEIDIRVVDDRSAGEFVRRLWWRVEVPLPEDPLLHDVVAAYVCDVYMIDPALRVHGHSMTARTHRSGTTDSSIWFHRRIRADRWNLLETRSPAAARGRAVITGSLFGADGAVAATLVQEGLVAER, encoded by the coding sequence ATGAGCGCGCTGGCGCGGCTGCTCGACGTGCGACCGGGCCCGACGGACGGATCGTGGATCGGCCCGGCCAGCGGACCCGACGGCAAGCGGGCCTTCGGGGGACAGTTCATGGCGCAGAGCCTGGCGGCCGCCACGCGCACCGTCGAGGCGGGGAAACTGCCGACCAGCATGCACCTGCAATTCCTGCGCGGCGGCGAGGCGGGGGCCGAGGTGGACTACGCGGTGGAGCGGGTCTACGACGGGCGCACGGCCTCGGCGCGCCGCGTCGAGGCGTCCCAGGACGGGCGGTTGCTGACCACCGCGAGCGTGTCGTTCTCGGTGCCGCTGGCGGGGCCCGAGCACGGTGTCGTCGAGGTGTTGCCGCAGGACCCCGACGCGCTCGCCCGCACCGGCCCGGTGGGTCCGGCACCGTCGATGCCGTTGGACGAGATCGACATTCGCGTCGTCGACGACCGGTCGGCCGGTGAGTTCGTCAGACGACTCTGGTGGCGGGTCGAGGTGCCCCTGCCCGAAGACCCGCTGCTGCACGACGTCGTCGCCGCCTACGTGTGCGACGTGTACATGATCGACCCGGCGCTTCGGGTGCACGGACATTCGATGACGGCGCGCACGCATCGCAGTGGCACGACGGACTCGTCGATCTGGTTTCACCGCCGCATCCGGGCCGATCGCTGGAACCTGCTGGAGACCCGCTCACCCGCCGCGGCGCGGGGTCGCGCGGTGATCACCGGCAGCCTGTTCGGCGCGGACGGCGCCGTGGCGGCGACCCTCGTCCAAGAGGGACTCGTCGCAGAGCGTTAG
- a CDS encoding TetR/AcrR family transcriptional regulator gives MARPRTFAEEDVVAAARDQFWSAGYAGTSLDDLTEATGLGRGSLYGAFGDKHALYLRALDDYCAMTIGSIAADLTAPGLSALDRLVAHVRRKAGTSPADAKRGCLVAKSAAELGAEDRDVARRVKSAMQRYHDMLTDTVAAAQRDGDVDPGVEAADVALLVLTFLRGMEAMRKSGCPQAKMQAAAENFIALLPTAR, from the coding sequence ATGGCCCGCCCACGTACCTTCGCCGAGGAGGACGTCGTGGCGGCCGCGCGCGACCAGTTCTGGTCGGCCGGCTACGCGGGCACGTCACTCGACGACCTGACCGAGGCGACGGGACTCGGACGGGGCAGTCTCTACGGCGCGTTCGGCGACAAGCACGCCCTCTATCTCAGGGCCCTCGACGACTACTGCGCGATGACCATCGGATCGATCGCCGCCGACCTGACCGCACCCGGCCTGTCGGCGCTGGACCGTCTGGTGGCCCACGTCAGGAGGAAGGCCGGCACGTCGCCCGCCGACGCGAAGCGGGGTTGCCTGGTGGCCAAGAGCGCGGCCGAACTGGGGGCCGAGGACAGGGACGTGGCACGTCGGGTCAAGTCCGCGATGCAGCGCTACCACGACATGCTGACCGACACGGTCGCGGCCGCCCAGCGCGACGGCGACGTCGATCCCGGCGTCGAGGCCGCCGACGTGGCGCTATTGGTGCTGACGTTCCTGAGGGGCATGGAGGCCATGCGCAAGTCGGGTTGTCCGCAGGCGAAGATGCAGGCGGCCGCCGAGAACTTCATCGCCCTGCTGCCCACCGCGCGCTGA
- a CDS encoding YraN family protein, translating into MTQTWSRARIGAHGEQLAVDYLKSCGLRVLARNWRCRHGELDVIAVDADGRTVVFVEVKTRTSDQFGGVEQAVTPQKVRRLRRLAGAWLAAQDDRWAQVRIDVIGVRIGRGPAPEISHVRGVG; encoded by the coding sequence ATGACGCAAACGTGGAGTCGCGCTCGAATCGGGGCGCACGGTGAGCAGCTGGCGGTCGACTATCTGAAGTCGTGCGGCCTGCGGGTGCTGGCCCGCAATTGGCGTTGTCGCCACGGCGAATTGGACGTGATCGCCGTGGACGCCGACGGGCGGACCGTGGTCTTCGTCGAGGTGAAGACGCGCACCAGCGACCAGTTCGGCGGCGTCGAGCAGGCGGTGACGCCGCAGAAGGTGCGCCGGTTGCGGCGGCTGGCCGGTGCGTGGCTGGCCGCGCAGGACGACCGCTGGGCGCAGGTGCGCATCGACGTGATCGGCGTCCGCATCGGACGGGGCCCGGCACCCGAGATCAGTCATGTGCGGGGGGTGGGGTGA
- a CDS encoding siderophore-interacting protein — protein MAGRPIHTFDVVRSERLTPHMIRLVLGGRGFDTFTPSAFTDSYVKIVLPRSDTDVAALPTPLTLDSFKDLPEAYQPVVRTYTVRRADPDRREIAIDFVVHGEHGVAGPWAASVQPGDPAYLMGPSGAYAPDPAADWYLFAGDEAGLPAISAGLEALAPDAVGLAFIEVSGPEDEVQLTAPDGVQIRWIYRGGRADLVGEDLAGDSAPLIAAVKEALWLPGQAQVFIHGEAQAVMHNLRPYVRKERGVDAKWASISGYWRRGRTEETFRQWKAELAKAESSPAG, from the coding sequence GTGGCAGGGCGTCCGATCCACACATTCGACGTGGTGCGCAGCGAACGGCTGACACCGCACATGATCCGGCTGGTGCTCGGCGGTCGCGGCTTCGACACCTTCACCCCGAGTGCGTTCACCGACTCCTACGTCAAGATCGTGCTGCCGCGCTCCGACACCGACGTGGCGGCGCTGCCGACCCCGCTGACGCTGGACAGCTTCAAGGACTTGCCGGAGGCGTACCAACCGGTCGTGCGCACGTACACCGTGCGTCGCGCGGATCCGGACCGCCGTGAGATCGCCATCGACTTCGTGGTGCACGGCGAGCACGGCGTGGCCGGACCCTGGGCGGCGTCGGTTCAGCCGGGCGATCCGGCGTATCTGATGGGGCCCAGCGGTGCGTACGCCCCGGATCCGGCCGCCGACTGGTACCTGTTCGCCGGCGACGAGGCGGGGCTGCCTGCCATCAGCGCGGGATTGGAGGCGCTCGCACCCGACGCCGTCGGGCTCGCCTTCATCGAGGTCAGCGGTCCCGAGGACGAGGTACAGCTCACTGCCCCCGACGGCGTGCAGATCCGGTGGATCTACCGCGGCGGCCGCGCGGATCTGGTGGGCGAAGACCTGGCGGGGGACAGCGCCCCGCTGATCGCGGCCGTCAAGGAAGCGCTCTGGCTACCCGGGCAGGCCCAGGTGTTCATCCACGGCGAGGCGCAGGCCGTGATGCACAACCTGCGGCCCTACGTCCGCAAGGAGCGCGGCGTCGACGCGAAGTGGGCGTCGATCTCCGGTTACTGGCGACGCGGTCGCACCGAGGAGACCTTCCGGCAGTGGAAGGCCGAGCTGGCGAAAGCGGAGTCCTCGCCCGCCGGGTGA
- a CDS encoding NADPH-dependent F420 reductase — MIVSVGVIGAGPLAQAIARRCAASGVSVLLSNSRGPDSLTGLVAELGDPVQAGTVSDAADADLVVLAVPFAKVPEVVAVIPDWTGRLVVDATNQFAQYEPTYSGRADLGDETGSEWVARHVPGATVVKAFNAMFAAFIAPDPHHRDGRQVVFHAGDDDDANAVFAEFAEALGFAAVHVGGLRDGGRLMQLGGPLSALHVVKQD, encoded by the coding sequence ATGATCGTCAGCGTCGGCGTGATCGGGGCGGGTCCGCTCGCCCAGGCCATTGCCCGCCGGTGTGCGGCGAGCGGAGTGTCGGTGCTGCTGAGCAACAGTCGCGGACCCGACAGCCTGACCGGTCTGGTGGCCGAGCTCGGTGACCCGGTGCAGGCGGGCACCGTATCCGACGCCGCCGACGCCGACCTGGTGGTGTTGGCCGTGCCCTTCGCCAAGGTGCCCGAGGTCGTCGCCGTCATCCCGGATTGGACCGGTCGGCTGGTCGTCGACGCCACCAATCAGTTCGCCCAGTACGAGCCGACGTATTCGGGCCGGGCGGATCTGGGCGACGAGACGGGCAGCGAGTGGGTTGCCCGCCACGTGCCCGGCGCGACGGTCGTCAAGGCGTTCAACGCGATGTTCGCCGCGTTCATCGCCCCCGATCCCCACCACCGCGACGGGCGTCAGGTCGTGTTCCACGCCGGTGACGACGACGATGCGAATGCGGTGTTCGCCGAGTTCGCGGAGGCTCTGGGCTTCGCCGCCGTCCACGTCGGTGGGCTGCGCGACGGCGGGCGACTCATGCAGCTGGGTGGTCCGCTGAGCGCGTTGCACGTGGTCAAGCAGGACTAG
- a CDS encoding YifB family Mg chelatase-like AAA ATPase: protein MPLGRAYSVGVRGVDGAIVEIEAFITGGLPGVHLVGLPDAALQEARDRVRAAITNCGSAWPMTRLTLALSPATLPKMGSVYDIALAVAVMSAEQQQHWPKLDTTVLLGELALDGRVRPVKGVLPAVLTAKREGWAAVVVPIANLAEASLVEGIQVWGATSLSQLKAWLAGKGSLDDRVVGSASEPAPIADLADVVGQTHARFAVEVAAAGAHHLLLTGPPGIGKTMLAQRLPGLLPPLSHEESLEVTAIHSVAGLLSGSTPLITRPVFVAPHHTSTVAAMVGGGSGVARPGAVSRAHRGVLFLDECAEIGTSVLEALRTPLEDGEIRLARRDGVARYPARFQLVLAANPCPCAPARPSDCLCPAAAKRRYLGRLSGPLMDRVDLKVELHPVQSGAITATEGESTAAVRERVAAARAAAAERWAPHGVRTNAEVGGPLLRRRFRLDRATMAPLRQALDRGELSVRGVDRTLRVAWTLADLGGRTAPGLTDVNTALSFRQGGGDR, encoded by the coding sequence ATGCCGCTCGGGCGCGCGTATTCGGTGGGGGTGCGCGGAGTGGACGGCGCGATCGTGGAGATCGAGGCATTCATCACCGGGGGTCTGCCGGGGGTCCATCTGGTCGGGCTGCCGGACGCGGCGCTGCAGGAGGCCCGCGACCGTGTGCGGGCGGCCATCACCAACTGCGGCAGCGCGTGGCCGATGACCCGCCTGACGTTGGCCCTGTCACCGGCGACGCTGCCGAAGATGGGCTCGGTCTACGACATCGCCCTGGCGGTGGCCGTGATGTCGGCTGAGCAGCAGCAGCATTGGCCGAAGCTGGACACCACGGTGCTGCTCGGCGAGCTGGCGCTCGACGGCCGGGTCCGTCCGGTCAAGGGCGTGCTGCCCGCGGTGCTCACCGCCAAGCGGGAGGGGTGGGCCGCGGTGGTGGTGCCGATCGCCAATCTGGCCGAGGCCAGTCTGGTGGAGGGCATCCAGGTGTGGGGCGCGACGTCGCTGAGCCAACTGAAGGCGTGGCTGGCGGGGAAGGGTTCTCTCGACGACAGGGTGGTGGGGTCGGCGTCGGAGCCGGCGCCGATCGCCGACCTGGCCGACGTGGTCGGGCAGACCCATGCCCGGTTCGCCGTCGAGGTGGCCGCCGCCGGCGCGCATCACCTGCTGCTGACCGGCCCACCCGGAATCGGCAAGACGATGCTGGCACAACGTCTTCCGGGTCTGCTGCCGCCGTTGAGCCACGAGGAGTCCCTGGAGGTGACGGCCATTCATTCGGTCGCGGGTCTGCTGTCGGGGTCCACCCCGCTCATCACCCGGCCCGTCTTCGTCGCGCCGCACCACACCTCCACCGTCGCGGCCATGGTGGGCGGCGGCTCGGGGGTGGCCCGTCCCGGCGCGGTCAGCCGCGCCCACCGGGGTGTCCTGTTCCTCGACGAGTGCGCCGAGATCGGCACCAGCGTCCTGGAGGCGTTGCGAACGCCGTTGGAGGACGGCGAGATTCGGCTCGCCCGCCGCGACGGCGTCGCCCGCTACCCGGCCCGCTTCCAGTTGGTGTTGGCGGCCAACCCGTGTCCGTGCGCCCCGGCCCGACCCAGCGACTGCCTGTGTCCGGCCGCTGCCAAGCGCAGATACCTCGGTCGGTTGTCGGGCCCGCTGATGGACCGAGTGGACCTCAAGGTGGAGTTGCACCCGGTCCAGTCCGGGGCCATCACGGCGACCGAGGGCGAGTCCACGGCCGCCGTGCGCGAGCGGGTGGCCGCCGCCAGGGCCGCCGCGGCGGAGCGCTGGGCGCCCCACGGCGTCCGCACCAACGCCGAGGTCGGCGGACCGTTGCTGCGCCGCAGGTTCCGGCTCGACCGCGCGACCATGGCGCCCCTGCGCCAGGCACTCGACCGGGGCGAGCTCAGCGTGCGGGGGGTCGACAGGACGCTGCGCGTCGCGTGGACGCTCGCCGATCTGGGCGGCCGCACGGCGCCGGGACTGACCGACGTGAACACCGCGCTGAGCTTTCGGCAGGGTGGAGGCGACCGATGA
- a CDS encoding recombinase family protein — MAAMVKRGSEAKSLRVLGRLRLSIASDESTSIERQREVITSWAESNGHNVIGWAEDVDVSGSIDPFDTPHLGDWLNNRADQFDVVACWKLDRLSRNSIRLNALFGWCLDHDKTVYSTSEAIDLGTGVGRLIAYVIGFLAEGELDAMRERQLSSRRKLREAARWPGGKPPYGYRTVDNPDGYGKVLAIDPTAAKVVRRIVDAVLDGVPLGRIAEELNREGVVSPADHYRICNGGEDTGSPWRTWPMRHLLLSPTLVGHAHLGGVTVRDDQGNPVLMAKHPLVTADERELIASALHRAEGAPRERRAPALLGEIARCWYCESPLTTNRQTKTLAGGKTREYGYYRCPQDCGAMVPIATADESFERALLDSLGDEDVTERVWVPGDDHQAALREAVAALEELSDSAGRMTSRTAKDLLQRQLSALDARIAELELLPSREGGYENRSTGETYRQAWERTATSPEARRDMLKRIGVDFRLGIHDGQLLADVVTLGDQLTVQET; from the coding sequence ATGGCTGCCATGGTCAAGAGGGGTTCAGAGGCGAAGAGCCTCCGCGTGTTGGGCAGGCTACGGCTCTCGATCGCGTCGGATGAATCGACGTCGATCGAACGACAGCGAGAGGTCATCACGTCGTGGGCAGAGTCCAACGGACACAACGTGATCGGGTGGGCCGAGGACGTTGACGTGTCCGGGTCCATCGACCCGTTCGATACCCCGCACCTGGGCGACTGGCTCAACAACCGGGCCGACCAGTTCGACGTAGTGGCGTGCTGGAAGCTCGACCGGCTGAGCCGTAACTCCATCCGGCTGAATGCGCTCTTCGGCTGGTGCCTCGACCACGACAAGACCGTGTACTCCACCTCGGAGGCGATCGACCTCGGGACGGGTGTGGGTCGACTGATCGCGTACGTGATCGGATTCCTTGCCGAAGGCGAGCTGGACGCCATGAGAGAGCGTCAGCTCAGCTCACGCCGCAAGCTCCGAGAGGCTGCTCGGTGGCCCGGCGGCAAGCCTCCGTACGGTTACCGAACGGTGGACAACCCGGACGGGTACGGCAAGGTGCTGGCTATTGACCCAACCGCGGCGAAGGTTGTTCGGCGGATCGTGGACGCCGTTCTAGACGGCGTGCCCCTCGGCCGCATTGCCGAGGAGTTGAACCGGGAGGGTGTTGTCTCGCCCGCGGACCACTATCGGATCTGCAACGGTGGCGAGGACACCGGATCGCCTTGGCGCACTTGGCCCATGCGCCACCTGTTGCTCTCCCCCACGCTAGTGGGACACGCCCACCTCGGAGGGGTAACCGTCCGAGACGACCAAGGCAATCCGGTGCTGATGGCGAAGCATCCACTCGTCACCGCGGACGAGCGGGAGCTGATCGCGTCTGCGCTGCACCGCGCCGAGGGGGCTCCGCGTGAGCGGCGAGCCCCTGCGCTCTTGGGTGAGATCGCCCGGTGCTGGTACTGCGAGTCACCTCTGACTACGAACAGGCAGACCAAGACTCTCGCGGGTGGCAAGACGAGGGAATACGGCTACTACCGATGCCCCCAAGATTGTGGCGCCATGGTGCCGATCGCAACCGCCGACGAGAGCTTCGAGCGGGCCTTGCTCGATTCACTCGGGGACGAGGACGTGACCGAGCGTGTCTGGGTGCCGGGTGACGACCACCAGGCGGCTCTACGGGAGGCTGTGGCGGCGCTGGAGGAGCTTTCCGATTCAGCCGGGAGGATGACCTCCCGGACTGCCAAAGACCTTCTACAGCGACAGCTCTCCGCGCTCGATGCGCGGATCGCGGAGCTAGAGTTGCTGCCCTCCCGAGAGGGCGGATACGAGAATCGCTCGACCGGTGAGACCTACCGTCAAGCTTGGGAGAGGACCGCGACCAGCCCGGAGGCTCGCCGAGACATGCTCAAGCGGATCGGGGTGGACTTTCGTCTGGGCATTCACGACGGCCAGTTGCTCGCCGACGTCGTCACTCTTGGCGACCAGTTGACGGTGCAGGAGACGTAG
- a CDS encoding CoA transferase: MTDPTRPLAGVRIVELSSFVAVPLAGMTLAQLGAQVLRVDPVGGAADYHRWPLTADGESIYWAGLNKGKLSAAIDGRSEQGRELITRLIADSGVFITNVVGRQWHSHEALAALRPDLIHVEVSGRADGGTGVDYTVNAGVGFPLVTGPSEWAGPVNHVLPAWDVTCGLYVALAVAAAVRHRDATGEGQRLTVPLENVALATAGNLGFLTEVMINGDVRQRIGNSIYGQYGQAFVSADGVAFMVVALTGRHFGDLTDVTGTAKAVAALGQALGADLSDEGERYRHRDALTGLFTVWFTEHTGEQIAEALSATSLLWERYRTFAETAADPKVTDNPLFSRLAQPRIGDYLAPGLPVAVDGAYRPAVPAPALGDHTDEVLRERLGLTDSQLDGLRAAGTVA; the protein is encoded by the coding sequence ATGACTGACCCCACCAGACCCCTGGCAGGGGTGCGAATCGTCGAGCTGTCCAGCTTCGTCGCGGTCCCCCTGGCCGGCATGACGCTGGCTCAGCTCGGCGCGCAGGTGCTCCGCGTCGATCCCGTGGGCGGTGCGGCCGACTACCATCGCTGGCCGCTGACGGCCGACGGCGAGAGCATCTACTGGGCGGGTCTGAACAAGGGCAAGCTGTCGGCGGCCATCGACGGGCGTTCCGAGCAGGGCCGGGAGCTGATCACCCGGCTGATCGCCGACAGCGGGGTCTTCATCACCAATGTGGTTGGGCGGCAATGGCATTCCCATGAGGCGCTGGCCGCCCTGCGCCCGGACCTGATCCACGTCGAGGTCTCGGGCCGCGCCGACGGGGGCACCGGCGTGGACTACACCGTCAACGCGGGCGTCGGCTTCCCGCTGGTGACCGGGCCGAGTGAGTGGGCGGGCCCGGTCAACCACGTACTGCCCGCGTGGGACGTCACGTGCGGGCTCTACGTCGCCCTCGCCGTGGCGGCGGCGGTGCGCCACCGCGATGCGACCGGCGAGGGACAGCGCCTGACCGTTCCGCTCGAGAACGTCGCGCTCGCCACCGCGGGCAACCTCGGGTTCCTGACCGAGGTGATGATCAACGGCGACGTGCGGCAGCGCATCGGCAACTCGATCTACGGGCAGTACGGGCAGGCCTTCGTCAGCGCCGACGGCGTCGCGTTCATGGTCGTCGCCCTGACGGGGCGTCACTTCGGGGACCTCACCGACGTGACCGGGACGGCGAAAGCCGTTGCCGCCCTTGGTCAGGCGCTCGGTGCCGATCTCTCCGACGAGGGTGAGCGCTACCGCCATCGCGATGCGTTGACCGGACTGTTCACGGTCTGGTTCACCGAGCACACCGGTGAGCAGATCGCCGAGGCACTGTCCGCGACGTCCCTCCTGTGGGAGCGCTACCGCACGTTCGCCGAGACCGCCGCCGACCCCAAGGTCACCGACAACCCGCTCTTCAGTCGGCTGGCCCAGCCGCGCATCGGCGACTACCTGGCGCCGGGGCTGCCGGTGGCGGTCGACGGGGCCTACCGGCCTGCCGTGCCTGCCCCCGCGCTGGGCGACCACACCGACGAGGTGCTGCGCGAACGCCTCGGCCTCACCGACTCGCAGCTCGACGGCCTGCGCGCCGCGGGCACCGTCGCATGA